In Streptomyces sp. P9-A4, a single window of DNA contains:
- a CDS encoding helix-turn-helix domain-containing protein, which translates to MSMTGPSTAAAAGPSTTQGSARLGALIRSHRLRIGLTQRELADLSTISVRAIRDLEQGKARRPRTDTVRLIADALRLGSRARTALEAAAQQGRCSTGSAGSFLDAEPPAPPTALHGLTGRDAETEAMVRELSTSAERLVNVVGLSGVGKTRVALEVANRLYAAGLPVLWYAFPGAPRDYLEAAGAGRADRLVRAAVEHLFGAPDGTDRGEAEGPAGQGESLSELVGDRAVLLVLDGAPERAPRFDRLTGLMRECPGLRLLVTSEQPWQVPGERPFLLGPLEVPAAPSPRSPEPSGAITSPSVRLFLDHVRRVRPEFVLQGSDLAEVALICRRLDGHPMALGAAASWLAVCDLATLRASVDGDPAPLLDHLAGGDGGLRFRAALRRALVRLSAGHRELLATLCARTPGAGGGDDEGGFGLDEIVRLTGLGLPECGRMVRDLLISGVIRPSHEAGRSRFRVLQLVRAFHRAADGAVGAGGVDGAPGVGAVSDRAEVEGAGPAALAAAAH; encoded by the coding sequence ATGAGCATGACCGGCCCGTCCACCGCGGCAGCCGCAGGCCCCTCCACCACGCAAGGGAGCGCCCGCCTCGGCGCCCTCATCAGGAGCCACCGGCTGCGGATCGGCCTCACCCAGCGGGAGCTGGCCGACCTGTCCACGATCAGCGTGCGGGCCATCCGCGACCTGGAGCAGGGCAAGGCCCGGCGTCCCCGCACCGACACCGTACGGCTGATAGCGGACGCGTTGCGGCTCGGTTCCCGCGCCCGGACCGCGCTGGAGGCGGCGGCCCAGCAAGGGCGGTGCTCCACCGGGTCCGCCGGGAGCTTCCTGGACGCCGAGCCGCCGGCCCCGCCGACGGCGCTGCACGGGCTCACGGGCCGGGACGCGGAGACGGAGGCGATGGTGAGGGAGCTGTCCACGTCGGCGGAGCGCCTGGTCAACGTGGTGGGGCTGAGCGGGGTGGGCAAGACCCGGGTGGCCCTTGAGGTGGCGAACCGGCTGTACGCGGCGGGGCTTCCGGTGCTCTGGTACGCCTTCCCGGGTGCGCCCCGGGACTATCTGGAGGCGGCGGGTGCCGGGCGGGCGGACCGGCTGGTCCGCGCGGCCGTGGAGCACCTCTTCGGCGCGCCGGACGGCACGGACCGGGGCGAGGCCGAGGGGCCGGCCGGACAGGGGGAGTCGCTTTCCGAACTGGTCGGGGACCGGGCCGTGTTGCTGGTGCTCGACGGCGCTCCGGAGCGGGCGCCCCGCTTCGACCGGCTCACCGGGCTGATGCGGGAGTGCCCGGGGCTCAGACTCCTCGTGACCTCCGAGCAGCCGTGGCAGGTGCCGGGCGAACGCCCCTTCCTGCTGGGCCCGTTGGAGGTTCCCGCCGCACCTTCGCCCCGGTCGCCGGAGCCGTCGGGGGCGATCACCTCTCCTTCGGTGCGGCTGTTCCTCGACCATGTACGCCGGGTGCGGCCGGAGTTCGTGCTCCAGGGGTCCGATCTGGCCGAGGTGGCCCTGATCTGCCGTCGGCTCGACGGGCATCCGATGGCGCTGGGCGCGGCGGCCTCGTGGCTGGCGGTCTGCGACCTCGCGACGCTCCGGGCGAGCGTGGACGGAGACCCCGCGCCGCTGCTCGACCACCTCGCGGGAGGCGACGGCGGACTGCGGTTCCGGGCCGCGCTGCGCCGTGCTCTGGTCCGGCTCTCCGCCGGACACCGGGAGCTGCTCGCCACGCTGTGCGCGAGGACGCCGGGGGCGGGCGGTGGTGACGACGAGGGCGGGTTCGGGCTCGACGAGATCGTCCGGCTGACCGGGCTCGGACTGCCGGAGTGCGGACGCATGGTGCGGGACCTGCTGATCAGCGGGGTGATCCGGCCCAGCCACGAGGCCGGCCGGTCCCGGTTCCGGGTACTGCAACTGGTCCGCGCGTTCCACCGTGCGGCCGACGGGGCCGTCGGGGCTGGTGGGGTCGATGGGGCCCCCGGGGTGGGCGCGGTGAGCGACCGCGCCGAGGTCGAAGGTGCCGGGCCCGCCGCTCTGGCTGCCGCCGCGCACTGA